AAAGAGATGTTGTAGAGATAGCTGTCCAGGTAAACGGCAAGGTAAGAGGAAGGCTTGAAGTTCCTTCAAATGCTACTGACGAAGAAATAGAAAAGCTCGCCCTTTCTGATAAAAATGTAAAAGCATATGTGGATGGAAAAGAGATAAAGAAGGTCATAGTCGTCAAAAACAGGCTTGTAAATATTGTTGTGAAATAAACGAAAGCAGGAGGCATGCTCCTGCTTTTAAATAAATATTTTTAGTGATGGTGAGGGAGTAAATTATGATAGTAGATAGTGATGTTAAAAAGAGTATAAATGGAGTTAAAAGTGCACTACCTATTGTGTTAGGATATTTGCCAATAGGTTTTGCTTATGGACTAGTTGGCGTGAAAAGCGGTTTTACTGTTTCACAAGTGATGGCATTGTCTCTTTTTGTATATGCGGGTTCAGCACAATTTATTGCTATAAGTTTGCTTAGTGCAGGGACAAGTATCGTTACACTGGTATCTACAATATTTATAGTGAATTTGAGGCACTTTTTATATAGCACATCGCTATCGCAGTATATGAAACACATATCGAGGAAACATATACCAATATTATCTTTTTTTATTACTGATGAGACATATGCTGTTGCGATTACAGATTTGCAAAGTAACTCTGAATATACTGAAGGTTATTTCTACCAACTATTTTTAACCTCGTATACTGCCTGGGTATTTTCTTCATTTTTAGGTGCTGTATCAGGAAGTTTGATAGGAGGCTCTATAAACGTAGGGCTTGATTTTGCACTTCCCGCAATGTATATTGCTTTGCTGTTAATGCAAATATCAGGGTATAAAAAAGTTTTTATAAGTATATTTTCGGGTTTGCTGTCTATAACTTTGACGTTTATATTACCAGGAAATACAAATGTCATTGTAGCCGCATTAATAGGTGCAGGAATGGGGGTATTGCTTGACAAATGGGTACGAAATTTATAATAAGTGTTATTGGAATGTTTTTAGTTACATATATTCCACGATTTATGCCTGTTTATGGCTTAACTAAAATAGAACTTCCTCAGGCTGTAAAGTCATTTCTTGAGTATGTACCTGTGGCAGTTCTTTCAGCTCTTTTATTTCCGGTAATTTTTATTAAAGATGGAAAATTATTTTTAGATTTATCAAATGTATATTTATTTTCAGCAATACCGACATTTATAGCTGCATATTTTACGAGGAAGCTATTTACACCTGTTGTTGTTGGTATTGTTAGCTATGTGATTTTATCATATATTATTAAGTAGATTGGTATGCTTTCTGGATAATAATGTTTTTACTGCTTTTTAAAATAAGCAGTTTTTTTATTTGCGTTTTTGTGATATAATATACTTGCAAATGTTTGATAAACAAATAATTGTTTGGGAGTGTATTGATGTGGCATTGACACAGAGGGAAAAAGAGATATTGAGATTTATAAAGAAAAATCCAATGATTTCTCAAGAAGAATTAGCACAGCTTATGGGTATTAGTAGATCTGCTGTTGCAGGGCACATAGCAAACCTCATGAAAAAGGGCTTTATATTAGGA
The sequence above is a segment of the Thermoanaerobacter ethanolicus JW 200 genome. Coding sequences within it:
- a CDS encoding AzlC family ABC transporter permease: MIVDSDVKKSINGVKSALPIVLGYLPIGFAYGLVGVKSGFTVSQVMALSLFVYAGSAQFIAISLLSAGTSIVTLVSTIFIVNLRHFLYSTSLSQYMKHISRKHIPILSFFITDETYAVAITDLQSNSEYTEGYFYQLFLTSYTAWVFSSFLGAVSGSLIGGSINVGLDFALPAMYIALLLMQISGYKKVFISIFSGLLSITLTFILPGNTNVIVAALIGAGMGVLLDKWVRNL
- a CDS encoding AzlD domain-containing protein gives rise to the protein MGTKFIISVIGMFLVTYIPRFMPVYGLTKIELPQAVKSFLEYVPVAVLSALLFPVIFIKDGKLFLDLSNVYLFSAIPTFIAAYFTRKLFTPVVVGIVSYVILSYIIK